A genome region from Solirubrobacter pauli includes the following:
- the purS gene encoding phosphoribosylformylglycinamidine synthase subunit PurS: MSRVRVLIRPKAGILDPQGQTVERALPALGFEGVTNVHVGRLVELDVEDESQLPAMCEKLLANPLIEDYQIQWPEATGQNQNAGPDAPRR; encoded by the coding sequence GTGAGCCGCGTCCGCGTGCTGATCCGGCCCAAGGCGGGGATCCTCGATCCCCAGGGCCAGACCGTCGAGCGGGCGCTGCCGGCGCTCGGCTTCGAGGGCGTCACCAACGTGCACGTCGGCCGCCTGGTCGAGCTGGACGTGGAGGACGAGTCGCAGCTGCCCGCCATGTGCGAGAAGCTGCTGGCGAATCCGCTCATCGAGGACTACCAAATCCAGTGGCCGGAAGCCACTGGCCAAAATCAGAACGCGGGGCCGGATGCCCCGCGGAGGTAA
- a CDS encoding FAD:protein FMN transferase, which yields MTDRSFDCMGTTVRLVVADEATALACQEFLHDFDRALSRFRPESELSRLNASPHAEVEASALLRAAVSAGLVAAELTSGLVDPTLTQALEANGYDRTRRDPELPLEDALDQAPPRAPATPGSAWTRVEVTDHSIRRPPGLQLDTGGIGKGLAVDMLALRLNGGRWAIDCGGDLRVSGAFAVNVRHPLTGETVETLQLQDQAVATSGVDRRLWRAPDGTPRHHILDPATREPAWTGVIGTTALAPTAAEADTLAKAALLSGPDHAHRWLRRHGGLFILDDGSVIHA from the coding sequence ATGACGGACCGGTCGTTCGACTGCATGGGCACGACGGTGCGGCTCGTGGTCGCGGACGAGGCCACGGCGCTCGCGTGCCAGGAGTTCCTGCACGACTTCGATCGCGCGCTCTCGCGGTTCCGGCCGGAGAGCGAGCTGTCGCGGCTGAACGCGAGCCCGCACGCGGAGGTCGAGGCGTCGGCGCTGCTGCGCGCCGCGGTGTCCGCCGGGCTCGTGGCCGCCGAGCTCACGAGCGGGCTCGTCGACCCGACGCTCACCCAGGCGCTCGAGGCGAACGGGTACGACCGCACGCGTCGCGACCCCGAGCTGCCGCTCGAGGACGCGCTCGACCAAGCCCCGCCGCGCGCGCCCGCCACTCCCGGCAGCGCGTGGACGCGCGTCGAGGTCACCGACCACTCGATCCGCCGCCCGCCGGGTCTCCAGCTCGACACGGGCGGGATCGGCAAGGGCCTCGCGGTCGACATGCTCGCGTTGCGCCTCAACGGCGGCCGCTGGGCGATCGACTGCGGCGGCGACCTGCGCGTCTCCGGCGCGTTCGCGGTCAACGTCCGGCACCCGCTCACGGGCGAGACGGTCGAGACCCTGCAACTCCAGGATCAGGCGGTCGCCACGTCGGGCGTCGACCGCCGCCTGTGGCGCGCGCCCGACGGCACGCCGCGCCACCACATCCTCGACCCCGCCACGCGCGAACCCGCGTGGACGGGCGTGATCGGCACCACGGCGCTCGCGCCCACCGCCGCCGAGGCGGACACGCTCGCCAAGGCCGCGCTGCTCAGCGGCCCCGATCACGCACACCGATGGCTCCGCCGCCACGGCGGCCTGTTCATCCTCGACGACGGATCGGTGATCCACGCATGA
- a CDS encoding phosphoribosylaminoimidazolesuccinocarboxamide synthase, translating to MPLLHSGKVRDMYDLGGDLLMVASDRISTYDAVHPTPIPDKGKVLTGLSVLWFGLTKDIVPNHFLSATDGVPEEFRGRGLRVRKLKMLPVECIVRGYITGSGWKDYKNTGAISGIELPEGLQESEQFPEPLYTPSTKAEVGHDEAIDFAETVKLLGSEELAAQVRDVSIAVYKAVAEYARERGVILADTKFELGLDENGVLTLGDEVCTPDSSRFWPVDSYEVGKGQPSFDKQYVRDWATNSGWDKNPPAPPIPDDVVAQTRERYVTAYEKLSGESFNAWLDRVA from the coding sequence CTGCCGCTGCTGCATTCGGGCAAGGTCCGGGACATGTACGACCTCGGCGGCGACCTGCTGATGGTCGCCTCCGACCGGATCTCGACCTATGACGCCGTCCATCCCACGCCGATCCCCGACAAGGGGAAGGTCCTCACGGGCCTCTCGGTGCTCTGGTTCGGACTGACCAAGGACATCGTCCCCAACCACTTCCTGAGCGCCACCGACGGCGTGCCGGAGGAGTTCCGCGGCCGCGGCCTGCGCGTGCGCAAGCTCAAGATGCTGCCGGTCGAGTGCATCGTCCGCGGCTACATCACGGGCTCGGGCTGGAAGGACTACAAGAACACCGGCGCCATCTCGGGCATCGAGCTGCCCGAGGGGCTGCAGGAGTCCGAGCAGTTCCCGGAGCCGCTCTACACGCCGTCGACGAAGGCCGAAGTGGGCCACGACGAGGCGATCGACTTCGCCGAGACGGTCAAGCTGCTCGGCTCGGAGGAGCTCGCGGCCCAGGTGCGCGACGTCTCGATCGCGGTCTACAAGGCCGTCGCCGAGTACGCGCGTGAGCGCGGCGTCATCCTCGCCGACACGAAGTTCGAGCTCGGCCTGGATGAGAACGGCGTCCTGACGCTCGGCGACGAGGTCTGCACGCCGGACTCCTCGCGCTTCTGGCCGGTCGACTCCTACGAGGTCGGCAAGGGCCAGCCGTCGTTCGACAAGCAGTACGTCCGCGACTGGGCGACGAACAGCGGCTGGGACAAGAACCCGCCCGCGCCGCCGATCCCGGACGACGTGGTCGCGCAGACGCGCGAGCGGTACGTGACGGCCTACGAGAAGCTCAGCGGCGAGTCCTTCAACGCGTGGCTGGACCGGGTCGCGTGA
- a CDS encoding ferredoxin: protein MTLIAQIDDAACLGHGDCVHVAPNVFILEGDVAEQHAPGTDEQLRQAARACPAGAIILLEAASGIEVDP, encoded by the coding sequence ATGACCCTCATCGCCCAGATCGACGACGCCGCCTGCCTCGGCCACGGCGATTGCGTCCACGTCGCGCCGAACGTGTTCATCCTCGAAGGGGACGTCGCGGAGCAGCACGCCCCCGGGACCGACGAGCAGCTGCGGCAAGCGGCGCGCGCCTGCCCCGCCGGCGCGATCATCCTCCTCGAAGCGGCGAGCGGAATTGAGGTTGATCCGTAG
- a CDS encoding M24 family metallopeptidase, with translation MATVSVLDAHSVTPHGIETIDPQALGQDDLIAQGWDRLAIEAEVCLRAARKLDIETARVPPDFPVFLADYFRAAGIEIKIDEDEFVQRRRVKSASELDGIRRAQAAADAAMGVARDLIHELRDGLTSEEVRRAMAAVCEAHGCELSDDAIVSHGAQSAIGHDSGSGRIGAGEPVVVDIWPRDKTSRCYADMTRTFVAGGGEPPEELAEYWRLTKDSLQRVYAELKAGANGRTLFERSAEPYIEAGHPTQLSKEPGTVLEDGYFHGLGHGVGLEVHERPFMGRLGDDLLAGEVVTVEPGCYRRGFGGCRLEDLVLVTEDGYEIITRFPYDL, from the coding sequence GTGGCGACCGTGTCCGTGCTGGACGCGCACAGCGTCACGCCGCACGGCATCGAGACGATCGACCCGCAGGCGCTCGGGCAGGACGACCTGATCGCCCAGGGCTGGGACCGGCTCGCGATCGAGGCCGAGGTGTGCCTGCGCGCCGCGCGCAAGCTGGACATCGAGACCGCGCGCGTCCCGCCCGACTTCCCGGTCTTCCTCGCCGACTACTTCCGCGCGGCGGGCATCGAGATCAAGATCGACGAGGACGAGTTCGTCCAGCGCCGGCGTGTGAAGTCGGCGTCGGAGCTGGACGGCATCCGGCGGGCGCAGGCGGCCGCCGACGCGGCGATGGGCGTCGCCCGCGACCTCATCCACGAGCTGCGCGACGGGCTCACCTCCGAGGAGGTCCGGCGCGCGATGGCCGCGGTCTGCGAAGCGCACGGCTGCGAGCTCTCAGACGACGCGATCGTCTCGCACGGCGCGCAGTCGGCGATCGGGCACGACTCGGGCTCCGGCCGGATCGGCGCCGGTGAGCCGGTGGTGGTCGACATCTGGCCGCGCGACAAGACCTCGCGCTGCTACGCCGACATGACCCGGACGTTCGTGGCGGGCGGTGGCGAGCCGCCGGAGGAGCTGGCCGAGTACTGGCGCCTGACGAAGGACTCACTGCAGCGCGTGTACGCCGAGCTGAAGGCCGGCGCCAACGGCCGCACGCTGTTCGAGCGCTCCGCCGAGCCGTACATCGAGGCGGGCCACCCGACCCAGCTCAGCAAGGAGCCGGGCACGGTCCTCGAGGACGGCTACTTCCACGGGCTCGGCCACGGCGTCGGCCTGGAGGTGCACGAGCGCCCGTTCATGGGCCGCCTCGGCGACGACCTGCTCGCGGGCGAGGTCGTGACGGTGGAGCCCGGGTGCTACCGGCGCGGGTTCGGCGGCTGCCGGCTCGAGGACCTCGTGCTCGTGACCGAGGACGGCTACGAGATCATCACCCGGTTCCCGTACGACCTGTGA
- a CDS encoding NAD(P)/FAD-dependent oxidoreductase, with protein sequence MRVVLIGAGLAAQRCAETLRALGHDGPIAMYGDELPYDRPPLSKAFLKGERPDVRLKPDRWYRDHDVDFRQQRVTDLHALTYDTALIATGATPITLDAFPHAHTLRTREDAIALDEALTTTRHLAIVGAGLIGQEVASAAVARGIRTTLIDLDPNPFDALMGPGGGHHLRRLHEDNGVELRLGNPNTGPLNADTILVAVGVRPNWTATGPNVFHAGDVTGSAHWEAAVTQGQSAARRMLGLQPKPEPAPLVWSDQHGVRIQRVGDPRDATPNGDLTYSRAGRLSAVVLLNEPHRVRQARQALKEAA encoded by the coding sequence ATGAGAGTCGTCCTGATCGGCGCCGGACTCGCCGCGCAACGCTGCGCGGAGACCCTGCGCGCCCTCGGCCACGACGGCCCGATCGCCATGTACGGCGACGAGCTGCCCTACGACCGCCCGCCGCTCTCGAAGGCCTTCCTCAAGGGCGAGCGGCCGGACGTCCGCCTCAAGCCGGACCGCTGGTACCGCGACCACGACGTCGACTTCCGCCAACAGCGGGTCACCGACCTCCACGCGCTCACCTACGACACGGCGTTGATCGCCACCGGCGCCACGCCGATCACGCTGGACGCCTTCCCGCACGCGCACACCCTGCGCACCCGCGAGGACGCGATCGCCCTCGACGAGGCGCTCACCACCACGCGCCACCTCGCGATCGTCGGCGCCGGCCTGATCGGCCAGGAGGTCGCGTCCGCCGCCGTCGCGCGCGGCATCCGCACCACGCTGATCGACCTCGACCCGAACCCGTTCGACGCCCTGATGGGCCCGGGCGGCGGCCACCACCTCCGGCGCCTGCACGAGGACAACGGCGTCGAGCTGCGGCTGGGCAACCCCAATACCGGGCCGCTGAACGCCGACACGATCCTCGTCGCGGTCGGCGTCAGGCCGAACTGGACCGCGACCGGCCCGAACGTCTTCCACGCCGGGGACGTCACCGGCAGCGCCCACTGGGAGGCGGCCGTCACGCAGGGGCAGAGCGCCGCCCGCCGCATGCTCGGCCTGCAGCCCAAGCCCGAGCCGGCGCCGCTCGTCTGGTCCGACCAGCACGGCGTCCGCATCCAGCGCGTCGGCGACCCCCGCGACGCGACGCCCAACGGGGACCTGACCTACAGCCGCGCCGGCCGGCTCAGCGCCGTCGTCCTGCTCAACGAACCGCACCGCGTGCGCCAGGCACGCCAAGCCCTCAAGGAGGCCGCATGA
- the purB gene encoding adenylosuccinate lyase: MIARYTRPEIGAVWTDEARFGAMRDVEVAAAEALTDGPTEAELEAIRAATFTVDAINEREKILDHDTAAFVDVLAASAGPAGRWIHYGLTSSDVVDTGLALQLRRAGELLVPAQRTLAWELAEKAREHADTLSVGRTHGVHAEPTSFGLKLAGYALEAHRNAERLERAFDQITAAISGAVGTFATLGPEYEERVAANLGLKTEPVSTQVVPRDRHAELLSAIALAGAGLERFATEIRHLQRTEVREVEEPFGKGQKGSSAMPHKRNPVVSERITGLSRVLRGNAQAALENVALWHERDISHSSAERIILPDSTILLDQMQALALRLVRGMVVHADRMLANLEITSGALFSQRVLLALVESGLQRDDAYRIVQRLGQQAWDTRTPLRQLLEAEEGVDLDLDAVFDYGYYIRHVPTVLQRLEVIPSPPS; this comes from the coding sequence GTGATCGCTCGCTATACCCGCCCTGAGATCGGGGCCGTCTGGACTGATGAAGCGCGCTTCGGCGCCATGCGCGACGTTGAGGTCGCCGCCGCTGAAGCACTGACCGACGGCCCCACCGAGGCGGAGCTCGAAGCGATTCGTGCCGCGACCTTCACGGTCGACGCGATCAACGAGCGCGAGAAGATCCTGGACCACGACACGGCCGCGTTCGTGGACGTCCTGGCGGCGTCCGCCGGCCCGGCCGGTCGCTGGATCCACTACGGGCTGACGTCCTCGGACGTCGTCGACACGGGCCTCGCCCTGCAGCTCCGGCGCGCGGGCGAGCTGCTCGTCCCCGCCCAGCGCACGCTGGCCTGGGAGCTGGCCGAGAAGGCGCGCGAGCACGCGGACACGCTGAGCGTCGGCCGCACGCACGGCGTGCACGCCGAGCCGACCTCGTTCGGCCTCAAGCTCGCGGGCTACGCGCTGGAGGCGCACCGCAACGCGGAGCGCCTGGAGCGCGCGTTCGACCAGATCACCGCGGCGATCTCCGGAGCCGTCGGGACGTTCGCGACGCTCGGCCCCGAGTACGAGGAGCGCGTCGCCGCGAACCTCGGGCTCAAGACGGAGCCGGTCTCCACACAGGTCGTCCCGCGTGACCGGCACGCGGAGCTGCTGTCGGCGATCGCCCTCGCCGGCGCCGGCCTGGAGCGCTTCGCGACCGAGATCCGCCACCTGCAGCGCACCGAGGTGCGCGAGGTCGAGGAGCCGTTCGGCAAGGGCCAGAAGGGCTCGTCGGCGATGCCGCACAAGCGCAACCCGGTCGTCTCCGAGCGCATCACCGGCCTCTCGCGGGTGCTGCGTGGCAACGCCCAGGCGGCGCTCGAGAACGTCGCGCTGTGGCACGAGCGCGACATCTCGCACTCCTCCGCCGAGCGGATCATCCTCCCGGACAGCACCATCCTGCTCGACCAGATGCAGGCGCTGGCGCTGCGCCTGGTGCGCGGCATGGTCGTCCACGCCGACCGCATGCTGGCCAACCTGGAGATCACCTCCGGCGCGTTGTTCTCGCAGCGTGTGCTGCTGGCGCTCGTCGAGTCGGGCCTGCAGCGTGACGACGCGTACCGGATCGTGCAGCGCCTCGGCCAGCAGGCCTGGGATACGCGCACGCCGCTGCGCCAGCTGCTGGAGGCCGAGGAGGGCGTCGACCTCGACCTGGACGCCGTGTTCGACTACGGGTACTACATCCGCCACGTCCCGACCGTCCTGCAGCGCCTGGAGGTGATCCCATCCCCGCCGTCCTGA
- a CDS encoding ferric reductase-like transmembrane domain-containing protein: MTEGHELWLVSRSAGVVALLLVATSVLIGLTLAAGLGGPPQRRRALVAIHEQTALASLIAIAVHGLALLGDGFLEPGVAGIAIPFVIDFKPVYVGLGIIAGYLAAALGLSFYARRRIGGKRWRKLHRATPVVYVLGLIHTLGAGTDAGSSWLRAFMLATAVPAAALLLARLAKRPRPKGATA, from the coding sequence ATGACAGAAGGTCACGAGCTCTGGCTCGTCAGCCGCTCCGCAGGCGTCGTGGCGCTCCTGCTGGTCGCCACGTCGGTTCTGATCGGCCTCACGCTCGCCGCCGGCCTCGGGGGACCACCGCAGCGCCGCCGAGCGCTCGTCGCCATCCACGAGCAGACGGCGCTCGCTTCCCTGATCGCGATCGCCGTGCACGGCCTCGCCCTGCTCGGCGACGGCTTCCTCGAGCCCGGCGTCGCCGGCATCGCGATCCCGTTCGTGATCGACTTCAAGCCGGTCTACGTCGGCCTCGGCATCATCGCCGGCTACCTGGCCGCGGCGCTCGGCCTGAGCTTCTACGCCCGCCGCCGCATCGGCGGCAAGCGCTGGCGCAAGCTGCACCGCGCCACGCCGGTCGTCTACGTCCTCGGCCTGATCCACACGCTCGGGGCCGGCACCGACGCCGGCTCGTCCTGGCTGCGCGCGTTCATGCTCGCGACGGCCGTCCCCGCCGCCGCGCTGCTCCTCGCGCGCCTGGCCAAGAGACCTCGCCCGAAGGGGGCCACCGCATGA
- a CDS encoding GYD domain-containing protein — MPTYIMLSTLTPEGVQTVKNNPSRIREVNREVQQLGAEVKAQWATLGSFDFVNVIEAPDDTTMARISLELGSRGSGRYETLIAIPIDDFIAAL, encoded by the coding sequence GTGCCGACCTACATCATGCTTTCGACGCTCACGCCTGAGGGAGTCCAGACCGTCAAGAACAACCCGAGCCGCATCCGCGAGGTCAACCGCGAGGTGCAGCAGCTCGGCGCCGAGGTCAAGGCGCAGTGGGCGACCCTGGGCTCGTTCGACTTCGTGAACGTGATCGAGGCGCCCGACGACACGACGATGGCGCGGATCTCGCTGGAGCTGGGATCGCGGGGGTCCGGTCGGTACGAAACGCTGATCGCGATTCCGATTGATGATTTCATCGCTGCCCTGTGA
- the clpB gene encoding ATP-dependent chaperone ClpB yields MQADRFTIKSQEALQAAIAVAAARNHTETQPEHLLVALLEQPESVVVPVLRKLGARPETIKGEVEQALNQLPTITAGAKEPTTSRELMDVLRLAEREAGKLRDEYISTEHILLALAAAQGGEAAKSLNRNGATHKALTTAIEQVRGPHRVTDQSPEDKYQALQKFGRDLTADAEDGKLDPVIGRDDEIRRVIQVLSRRTKNNPVLIGEPGVGKTAIAEGLAQRIVSGDIPESLKDRKVISLDIGALLAGSKYRGEFEERLKAVLKEIADAEGQIILFMDELHTIVGAGAAEGAVDASQLLKPMLARGELRAVGATTLDEYKKHVEKDAALERRFQPIYVGEPTLEGTIAILRGLKERYEAHHGVTITDAALIAAATLSDRYIADRFLPDKAIDLVDEAASRVSIELSSVPTEIDEVERRIKQLEIEQVAVGKDDTAAERKAEIERELGDLREQANAMRAQWEREKEQAEGHGKLRERLDEARRELERAERELNYQRAAELRHGEIPDLEAKLADAESRPAESYEPPVYLSERVDVDEIAEVVGKWTGIPVSRLVEGEVEKLIHMEERLHQRVIGQHEAVTAVSDALRRSRAGLSDPDRPIGTFLFLGPTGVGKTELARALAEFMFDSQDAMIRIDMSEYMEKHSVARLVGAPPGYVGYEEGGQLTEAVRRRPYSVVLLDEIEKAHNDVFNILLQVFDDGRLTDGQGRTVDFKNTVLIMTSNIPGGRAGVEANFKPEFVNRLDDIVEFEPLSREQLREIVDLQVARLIVRVAERGVDVALTDAARDLLGDLGYDPAYGARPLKRVISKYLVDPMALGLLKNEYAAGDHVEVDAEDGALRFTRVRVSEEAKTPTPA; encoded by the coding sequence ATGCAAGCCGACCGCTTCACGATCAAGTCCCAGGAGGCGCTGCAGGCCGCCATCGCGGTCGCCGCCGCCCGCAACCACACCGAGACGCAGCCCGAGCACCTGCTCGTCGCGCTGCTCGAGCAGCCCGAGTCCGTCGTCGTGCCCGTCCTGCGCAAGCTGGGCGCGCGGCCCGAGACGATCAAGGGCGAGGTCGAGCAGGCGCTCAACCAGCTGCCGACCATCACCGCCGGCGCGAAGGAGCCGACCACCAGCCGCGAGCTGATGGACGTCCTGCGCCTCGCCGAGCGCGAGGCCGGCAAGCTGCGCGACGAGTACATCTCCACCGAGCACATCCTGCTCGCGCTGGCCGCCGCCCAGGGCGGCGAGGCCGCCAAGTCGCTCAACCGCAACGGCGCCACGCACAAGGCGCTCACGACCGCGATCGAGCAGGTGCGCGGCCCGCACCGCGTCACCGACCAGAGCCCCGAGGACAAGTACCAGGCGCTGCAGAAGTTCGGCCGCGACCTCACCGCCGACGCCGAGGACGGCAAGCTGGACCCGGTCATCGGCCGCGACGACGAGATCCGCCGCGTCATCCAGGTCCTCAGCCGCCGCACCAAGAACAACCCGGTGCTGATCGGCGAGCCGGGCGTCGGCAAGACCGCGATCGCCGAGGGCCTCGCCCAGCGGATCGTCTCCGGCGACATCCCCGAGTCCCTCAAGGACCGCAAGGTCATCTCCTTGGATATCGGCGCGCTGCTGGCCGGCTCCAAGTACCGCGGTGAGTTCGAGGAGCGCCTGAAGGCGGTCCTGAAGGAGATCGCGGACGCCGAGGGCCAGATCATCCTGTTCATGGACGAGCTGCACACGATCGTCGGCGCGGGCGCGGCGGAGGGCGCGGTCGACGCGTCCCAGCTGCTCAAGCCGATGCTCGCCCGCGGCGAGCTGCGCGCGGTCGGCGCGACCACGCTCGACGAGTACAAGAAGCACGTCGAGAAGGACGCCGCGCTCGAGCGCCGCTTCCAGCCGATCTACGTCGGCGAGCCCACCCTCGAGGGCACGATCGCGATCCTGCGTGGCCTGAAGGAGCGCTACGAGGCGCACCACGGCGTCACGATCACCGACGCCGCCCTGATCGCCGCCGCCACGCTCAGCGACCGCTACATCGCCGACCGCTTCCTGCCCGACAAGGCCATCGACCTCGTGGACGAGGCGGCCAGCCGCGTCAGCATCGAGCTGTCCTCCGTCCCGACCGAGATCGACGAGGTCGAGCGCCGCATCAAGCAGCTCGAGATCGAGCAGGTCGCCGTCGGCAAGGACGACACCGCGGCCGAGCGCAAGGCCGAGATCGAGCGCGAGCTCGGCGACCTGCGCGAGCAGGCCAACGCCATGCGCGCCCAGTGGGAGCGCGAGAAGGAGCAGGCCGAGGGCCACGGCAAGCTGCGCGAGCGCCTCGACGAGGCGCGCCGCGAGCTCGAGCGCGCCGAGCGCGAGCTCAACTACCAGCGCGCCGCCGAGCTGCGCCACGGCGAGATCCCGGACCTCGAGGCCAAGCTCGCGGACGCCGAGAGCCGCCCCGCGGAGAGCTACGAGCCGCCGGTCTACCTGTCCGAGCGCGTCGACGTCGACGAGATCGCCGAGGTCGTCGGCAAGTGGACGGGCATCCCGGTGTCCCGCCTGGTCGAGGGCGAGGTGGAGAAGCTCATCCACATGGAGGAGCGCCTGCACCAGCGCGTCATCGGCCAGCACGAGGCCGTCACGGCCGTGTCCGACGCCCTGCGCCGCTCACGGGCGGGCCTGAGCGACCCCGACCGCCCGATCGGCACGTTCCTGTTCCTGGGCCCGACCGGCGTCGGCAAGACCGAGCTCGCCCGCGCGCTCGCCGAGTTCATGTTCGACAGCCAGGACGCGATGATCCGGATCGACATGTCCGAGTACATGGAGAAGCACTCCGTGGCCCGGCTCGTCGGTGCGCCTCCCGGCTACGTCGGCTACGAGGAGGGCGGCCAGCTGACCGAGGCGGTGCGCCGTCGGCCGTACTCCGTCGTGCTCCTGGACGAGATCGAGAAGGCGCACAACGACGTCTTCAACATCCTCCTGCAGGTGTTCGACGACGGCCGCCTCACCGACGGCCAGGGCCGCACGGTGGACTTCAAGAACACCGTCCTGATCATGACCTCGAACATCCCGGGCGGCCGCGCCGGCGTGGAGGCCAACTTCAAGCCGGAGTTCGTCAACCGCCTGGACGACATCGTCGAGTTCGAGCCGCTCTCCCGCGAGCAGCTGCGCGAGATCGTCGACCTCCAGGTCGCCCGCCTGATCGTGCGTGTGGCCGAGCGGGGCGTGGACGTCGCCCTCACGGACGCGGCCCGCGACCTGCTGGGCGACCTCGGCTACGACCCGGCGTACGGCGCGCGCCCGCTCAAGCGCGTGATCTCCAAGTACCTCGTGGACCCGATGGCGCTCGGCCTGCTCAAGAACGAGTACGCCGCCGGCGACCACGTCGAGGTCGACGCGGAGGACGGCGCGCTGCGGTTCACCCGCGTGCGCGTCAGCGAGGAAGCGAAGACGCCGACCCCTGCTTAG
- the purE gene encoding 5-(carboxyamino)imidazole ribonucleotide mutase, translating into MGSKSDMPVMEKAAKELTDRGILNEIRVMSAHRDPDMVAEYAKNARMRGLKVIIAGAGLAAALPGVVAAHTDLPVIGVPLTSSMTVAGGLDALLSIAQMPPGVPVATVGVDNPKNAAALAARILNV; encoded by the coding sequence ATGGGCTCCAAGTCCGACATGCCGGTTATGGAGAAGGCCGCGAAGGAGCTGACCGACCGCGGGATCCTCAACGAGATCCGCGTGATGTCCGCCCATCGCGACCCCGACATGGTCGCCGAGTACGCCAAGAACGCACGCATGCGGGGTCTGAAGGTGATCATCGCCGGCGCCGGCCTCGCCGCCGCGCTCCCGGGCGTGGTCGCGGCGCACACCGACCTCCCCGTGATCGGCGTGCCGCTCACGTCGTCGATGACCGTCGCCGGCGGCCTCGACGCCCTCCTGTCGATCGCCCAGATGCCCCCGGGCGTCCCGGTGGCGACGGTCGGCGTCGACAACCCCAAGAACGCTGCGGCACTGGCGGCTCGCATACTGAACGTGTGA
- the purD gene encoding phosphoribosylamine--glycine ligase encodes MKVLVIGGGGREHAIVRALKRSPQAPEVFCAPGNAGIAADAPYHDPNKLDGFDLVVVGPEAPLVAGFADDCPVPVFGPSAAAAQLEGSKAHAKEVMIAAGVPTAAYTVVHSVEAGLGAIARYPTVIKADGLAAGKGVVIAGDEAEARAALEEMLVEQRFGEVPVVVEEFLQGTELSVLALCDGENAIPLAPARDFKRIGEGDTGPNTGGMGAYSPVDGATPELIEDVRVRILQPVVDELKRRGTPFHGVLYAGLMLTEDGPSTLEFNVRFGDPETQVVLPRLKSDILDLFVRATTPGGLSGVELEWDERACVTVVLASRGYPATSSSGDVITGLDAADAEVTHAGTATEDGAIVTAGGRVLNVTALGSDREAARAAAYAAADKIDFPGKTYRRDIAR; translated from the coding sequence GTGAAGGTTCTTGTCATCGGCGGCGGAGGCCGCGAACACGCCATCGTGCGGGCGCTCAAGCGCTCGCCCCAGGCGCCTGAGGTCTTCTGCGCGCCCGGCAACGCCGGGATCGCGGCCGACGCCCCGTACCACGATCCGAACAAGCTCGACGGTTTCGACCTCGTCGTCGTCGGCCCGGAGGCGCCGCTGGTCGCGGGCTTCGCCGACGACTGCCCGGTGCCGGTCTTCGGTCCCAGCGCGGCCGCCGCTCAGCTCGAAGGCTCCAAGGCGCACGCCAAGGAGGTGATGATCGCCGCGGGGGTCCCGACCGCTGCGTACACGGTCGTCCACAGCGTCGAGGCCGGGCTCGGCGCCATCGCCCGCTACCCCACGGTGATCAAGGCCGACGGCCTCGCCGCCGGCAAGGGCGTCGTGATCGCGGGCGACGAGGCCGAGGCGCGCGCCGCGCTGGAGGAGATGCTCGTCGAGCAGCGCTTCGGCGAGGTGCCCGTCGTCGTCGAGGAGTTCCTCCAGGGCACCGAGCTCTCGGTCCTGGCGCTGTGCGACGGCGAGAACGCCATCCCGCTCGCCCCGGCGCGTGACTTCAAGCGCATCGGCGAGGGCGACACCGGCCCCAACACGGGCGGCATGGGCGCCTACTCGCCGGTCGACGGCGCCACGCCCGAGCTGATCGAGGACGTGCGCGTGCGCATTCTGCAGCCGGTGGTGGACGAGCTCAAGCGGCGCGGGACGCCCTTCCACGGCGTCCTCTACGCGGGCCTGATGCTCACCGAGGACGGCCCGTCGACGCTCGAGTTCAACGTCCGCTTCGGCGACCCGGAGACGCAGGTCGTCCTCCCGCGCCTGAAGTCGGACATCCTCGACCTGTTCGTGCGCGCGACCACGCCCGGCGGCCTGAGCGGCGTCGAGCTCGAGTGGGACGAGCGCGCGTGCGTGACCGTCGTGCTCGCCTCCCGCGGCTACCCGGCCACCTCGTCGTCCGGCGACGTGATCACCGGGCTCGACGCGGCCGACGCCGAGGTCACCCACGCGGGCACCGCCACGGAGGACGGCGCCATCGTCACCGCGGGCGGACGCGTCCTGAACGTCACGGCGCTCGGCTCCGACCGGGAGGCCGCCCGCGCCGCTGCCTATGCTGCGGCGGACAAGATCGACTTCCCTGGCAAGACCTACAGACGAGATATCGCGCGATGA